A stretch of the Halictus rubicundus isolate RS-2024b chromosome 16, iyHalRubi1_principal, whole genome shotgun sequence genome encodes the following:
- the LOC143361988 gene encoding pseudouridylate synthase RPUSD4, mitochondrial → MEMSVLKLAGFIRTIATRSAAPYRKLFKRGYVEQQILDRKSETIHPYRQIHPWRSLTEFSDDLIRNVIYNGDGLIALNKPYGIAHRKAEKNKAKYFIPNAVEYTLQDALPYIAEKLNYSKLFVVRNPEKYMTGVTLLAADSRVQNNIELALRRGNNFTKTYWVVTTAMPNRLKGREKLGLVMSSDRQADRRKATITTSWSKNSWKRGDVKILNFDFKVLTNSTSNSCSLLEIRASSNKQHAIRLFAATFLYAPILGDNLNGSRIQQLGNTYVKVDPFLKLANLPPILDKNIYRLLDVQSSQPSIIPTHIHLKSIDLPSFIDKEDFKIEAPLMPPLDWTCRQLKLNYSSSIHG, encoded by the exons ATGGAAATGTCTGTGCTCAAGTTGGCAGGTTTTATACGTACAATAGCGACTAGAAGCGCAGCACcttatagaaaattgtttaaaagggGCTATGTAGAACAACAGATTCTTGACAGAAAATCAGAAACAATACACCCTTATAGACAGATACATCCCTGGCGATCGTTAACTGAATTTTCAGATGATCTAATTAGAAATGTTATTTATAACGGAG ATGGATTAATAGCACTGAATAAACCTTACGGTATAGCTCATAGAAAAGCAGAAAAAAACAAAGCTAAGTATTTTATACCAAATGCTGTAGAATACACGTTGCAGGATGCCTTGCCGTATATCGCTGAAAAGTTAAATTATTCAAAGTTATTTGTAGTCAGGAATCCTGAAAA ATATATGACCGGTGTAACGCTTTTAGCTGCAGATTCACGAGTCCAGAATAACATAGAACTTGCTCTACGTCGTGGtaataattttacaaaaactTACTGGGTAGTCACAACTGCAATGCCGAATCGATTAAAGGGTAGAGAAAAATTGGGGTTGGTCATGAGCTCGGATCGACAAGCTGACCGGAGAAAG gcAACAATAACTACATCGTGGTCAAAAAACTCGTGGAAAAGAGgagatgttaaaatcttaaaTTTTGACTTCAAAGTTTTGACCAATTCTACATCTAATTCGTGTTCCTTGCTTGAAATAAGAGCATCCTCTAATAAACAACACGCAATTAGACTTTTTGCAGCAACATTTTTATACGCGCCAATTTTGGGAGATAATCTAAATGGATCGCGCATTCAACAACTTGGGAATACTTATGTTAAAGTTGATCCCTTTTTAAAATTGGCCAATTTACCGCCAATATTGGACAAAAATATCTATAGATTGTTGGATGTCCAATCGAGCCAACCAAGTATAATTCCCACTCATATTCACTTAAAATCGATAGATCTACCATCGTTTATCGACAAAGAAGATTTTAAGATAGAGGCTCCGTTAATGCCACCCCTAGATTGGACATGCAGGCAACTCAAATTAAACTACTCTTCTTCTATACATGGATAG